A region of the Allorhizobium pseudoryzae genome:
CCTGGCGCCCCCGGAAGTTCCGATTGGTGGTGGAGGCGCAGCGTTCGCCGGGCGGCACGAGATCGCCGTTCATGCCGACGCACATCGAACAGCCCGCATCGACCCATTCGAGCCCGGCCTCCGTGAAAATCCGGTCGAGACCTTCCTCTTCCGCCTGCCGCTTGACGACCGCCGAGCCCGGCGACACCAGTCCCGGTATGCGGGCGCGCCGCCCGGCAAGAACGGCGGCGGCGGCGCGCAGGTCCTCGATGCGGCTGTTGGTGCAGGAGCCGATGAAGACGCGATCCACGGCGATCTCCGTCAGCGGCTGGCCCGGTTGGATGCCCATATAATCTAGGGCTTCGCGCACATGGGCGGCGCGGGCCGGATCGTTCATCCGGTCGGGGTCCGGTGCGCTGGCGGTGATCGGGGCAGCATCCTCGGGGCTGATGCCCCAGGTCACGATGGGTGCGATCTCGCCCGCATCAAGCACGATCTCCCGATCGAACGGGGCGTCTTCATCGCCCAAGAGCGCTGTCCAGCTTTCGACGGCTCGATCGAACATCTGGCCCGCCGGGGCGTAGGGCCGGTCCTTCAGATAGGCGAAGGTGGTCTCGTCCGGCGCAATCATGCCGCAGCGTCCGCCGGCTTCGATGGAGAGGTTGCAGAGCGTCAGCCGGCCTTCCATGGTGAGCGCACGAACGGCGCTGCCGGCATATTCGATTGCGTGGCCGGCGGCCCCATCGGCGCCGATGGTAGCGATCATCGATAGCGCCATGTCCTTGGCGAATACGCCTGGAGGAAGCTTGCCCTCCACACGAATGCGCATGCGTTTCGGCTTCTTCTGCCAGAGCGTCTGGGTCATCAGCACATGCGCCACTTCGGAGGCGCCGATACCGAAGGCGATGGCCCCAAAGGCGCCGTGCGTTGCGGTGTGGCTGTCGCCACAAACCATCGTCAGTCCCGGCAGCGTCAGGCCCTGTTCGGGGCCGAGCACATGGACGATCCCCTGGGCCGGATCGGAAAGGCCGAACAGCCGAAGACCATGCCGAGCGCTATTGTCGCGCAACTGGCGGATCATGTTCGCGATCGCCGGATCAATGGCCGTCAGGTCCCGTGTCCGGGTGGGAACGTAATGATCTTCGATGCCGAAGGTGAGATCCGGTCGGGCGACCTTGGCGTCGCGTGACCGGAGCTTGTCGAAGGCGTGAAACGAGCCTTCGTGCAAGAGATGCCGATCGATGAAAAGAAGACATTGCCCGTCTTCCCGCGCTGTCACGACATGCTGATCGAACACCTTGTCGAACAGGGTCCTCGGACCCGCTTCGGCTCTGATACCCATTCCCGTCTTCCTCGCTCGGTGCCGGAATTTAGGCATGAGCGCGACTGGAAATCAAATGTTGTTTTAAAAATAATACAGCTTAATGTTTCTTCAAAGCGGCAGATAACTGTCTGGTAGGGGAATGGAGCCGATCGTGTCCCAATGTGTTCGTGTTGCAGAACAAGCCTTCGATTACCGGGTGCCGCTCGTTGTCATCGGGGCGGGGGCAGCGGGCCTTGTGGCAGCCCTGTCTGCCCATGAGGCGGGCGAGGAGGTGCTCGTTCTGGAGCGCGATCCCCTGCCGCGTGGCTCGACCGCCCTGTCGGCAGGTCTTGTTCCAGCCGCCGCCACACGCTGGCAAAGGGCCGCCAGCATCGTCGATACACCGGAACTCTTTGCGAGCGATATTCTCCGGAAGGCGCATGGGGAACCCGACGCGCAGATCGTCGATCACGTCACCCGCCTTGCCGGACCGGTGCTCGAATGGCTGGCAGACCGCCACGATCTCAAATTTTCGGTTATCGAGGATTTCAGCTATCCAGGCCATTCGGCACGCCGCATGCACGGACTTGTCTCGCGCTCCGGTGAAGAACTGATCGATGCCCTGCGGGCGGCTGCCGAAGCCTGCGAGATTCCGGTGATTTGCGATGCGCATGTGACGACGCTCTTCGCCGATGAAACCGATCGTGTTCTCGGGCTGGCCTTTGCGCGGCCCGACGGAAGCGTGGAGGAGATCGGCTGCGATCGGCTGATTCTTGCCTGCAACGGCTATGGTGGCAATCGGGCGCTGGTAGCCGAGCACATTCCGTCGCTCGCGGATGCCACCTATTTCGGCCATGCCGGCAATCAGGGGGACGCGTTGTCGTGGGGGCAGGCGCTCGGTGCCGCCACCCGTCATCTGAATGGCCACCAGGGGCATGGTTCGGTTGCCCATCCCGCCGGCATCCTGATTTCCTGGGCGACGATCACCGAAGGCGGCTTCCAGGTCAACAGTCAGGGCGAACGCTTTTCCAACGAGGCAAAGGGCTATTCCGAACAGGCTGCAGAAGTGCTCAAGCAGCCGGATGGCGTGGCCTGGACCGTCTTCGATGCGCGTATCGCGGCGATCACCCGGCAGTTCGAGGATTTCCGTCGTGCCGAAGCGATGGGGGCGGTGCTTTCTGCCGACAGCCTGCCGCAACTGGCCGTGCGCATGGGCCTGCCCGAAGAGGCGCTGCGGCGCACTGCCGAAGCGGTCGATGCCTGCAAACAGGCGGGTGCGGAGGATGGCTTCGGCCGCGATTTCGCCGGATCACAACCCTTGTCCGCGCCCTATTGCGCCGTCCGCGTCACCGGTGCTCTTTTCCACACCCAGGGTGGGCTGGTCATCGATACGCAGGCCCGTGTTCTGCGTCCCGATGGTACGCCCCTTCCCAATCTTTATGCGGCCGGCGGCGCGGCATGCGGTGTCTCCGGCAACGACGCCTCCGGCTACCTCTCCGGCAATGGTCTGCTGACGGCCGTGACCCTGGGACGGACGGCTGGGGCGACCGTTGCGGCAGGACGCGGTTAGACGACGGCGCCGTCACCGCCGCACGATGTGCGGATGTTGCAAGCCTCCAGTCGATCCATTGCCGTTGTCAATCGAAGTGCGGTGGGAAGGCATTATGTTCGTCGTGGCCTGCGTGCGTGCAGGTCCACCCGTTTGCGTCACGCCCTAAAGGTTGTGGACGGCCTTGGCGCTGCAGCCTTGCTATCTCCCTCTGCCCCCGCGTCACAAAAATCCTCAAGAGGCGCTCACAAGCGCGCTTGACAAGGCGGATCTAAAATGGATTCAGTAAAGCGCTTTACTAAAGCGGTTTACAAGATTGCCTTGAGAGACTTTAAAGTCCGGTGGCAGGGGAACGGGAGCATGTTGAATGGCGCCCATGCGCGCAACCAGCCTAAAGGACGTGGCCCAGGCGGCCGGCGTATCGGTTGCCACCGTGTCGCGCCTGTTGAACGGCTCGCTGGAATTGCCTGCCGAAACCAAGGCACGCATCGATACGGCGATCCGCGAGCTCAACTACGTCCCCAATCCGCATGCGAGGCGCCTCAGCCGCGGTCGGTCCGACACGATCGGACTGGTGGTCCCGGATATCGCCAACCCGTTTTTCGGCGTGCTTGTGGCTGCGGTTGAAGAGGCGGCAGACCAGCAGGGTCTCGCGGTATCGCTGTTTGCGACGTTGAACCGTACCGGCCGCGAGCTGTCCTATCTGCGGCTGCTGGCCCGCAATCACGTCGATGGCCTCGTCTTCATCACCAACCATCCTGAAACCGACGAACTGGCCGAGCTGATCAATGCGACCGGCAAGGTGGTTGTCGTGGACGAAGACGTGCAGGGCGCGCTCGTTCCGAAACTGTTCTGCGATAATGAGCAGGGAGGGCGCCTGGCCGGCGCGCATCTGGCCGACCATGGCCATCGGCGGGTTCTCTATGTCGGAGGCGCCGACGACATGCTGAGCGCACAGCGCCGCTATCAGGGCTGTCTGGCCGCCCTCTCCGCGCGCTTCGGCAGCGATGCCGCGCTTCACCGGTATTGCGGCGACTATACCGTTGAATTCGGTCGTCACGCCGCTCGGCAGTTCCTGGCGGAAGGCCGCCCCGCCAGCGCGATTTTCGCGAGTTCCGACGAAATCGCTATCGGCATGATGGAGGTTCTGCGGGCCGAGGGAATTCGCATTCCGGACGACGTGTCGATGATCGGCTTCGACGATGTCGCGCCGCTGCATCTCTTCGCGCCGGCTCTGACAGCGATCCGCCAGCCGGTCCGGGCCATCGGTCAGCGCGCGCTGTCGCTGCTTCTGGAAACCAATTGGGACAAGCGATCTGCCTCCGCCACGGAGGAATTGCTGCCCGTCGAAATCGTCGTGCGGAACTCCGTTGCGCCGCCGTCGACCACATAAAAGCAACGCACAATAATCAACAGAGGACGAACACAATGACATTCATGAAACGCAGATATGTTTCCGCAGCACTCGCGGCCACGGTGCTGGCGGGCGTGAGCCTCTCGGCAGGCCTGGCCTCGGCCGCGGAAAAGACGATTGCCCTGGTTCAGATCAACCAGCAGGCGCTCTTCTTCAACCAGATGAACGAAGGTGCTGAGAAGGCCGCCAAGGACGCCGGCGTCAAGCTGGTGATCTTCAACGCCAACAACGATCCGGCCGCACAGAACAGCGCCATCGAGACCTACATCCAGCAGAAGGTGGATGGAATTGCCGTGGTTGCCATCGACGTGAACGGCATCATGCCGGCCGTCAAGCAGGCGGCGGCTGCCAACATTCCGGTCGTCGCCATCGACGCCATCCTGCCGGATGGCCCGCAGAAGGCGCAGATCGGCGTGGACAACGCCAAGGCCGGCGCCGACATGGGCAAGTTCTTCCTCGATTACGTCAAGTCCGACATGGGCGGCAAGGCGAAGATCGGCGTCGTCGGTGCGCTGAACTCCTTCATCCAGAACGTTCGCCAGAAGGGCTTTGAGGATACGCTGAAGGATCAGGCGGGCATTACCAAGGCCGGCGTCGTTGATGGCCAGAACGTGCAGGATACGGCGCTTTCGGCGGCCGAAAACCTCATCACCGGCAACCCGGATATGACCGCGATCTACGCCACTGGCGAGCCGGCTCTGCTCGGCGCCGTCGCCGCTGTCGAAAGCCAGGGCAAGCAGAAGGCCATCAAGGTTTTCGGCTGGGATCTGACCAAGCAGGCGATCGCCGGTATCGATGCAGGCTATGTCGCCGGCGTCATCCAGCAGGATCCGGCCGCCATGGGGGCCGCCGCCGTGAAGGCCCTGAAGACGGTGTCCGACGGAGGCACCGTCGAGAAGACCATCGCCGTGCCGGTCACCATCGTGACCAAGGCCAATGTCGAGCCCTACCGCGCGGTCTTCAAATGATTGCCGACGGACAGCACTCAGCCGCTGTCTCCGGCGCCGGGGGAGTGCCCATCCCCCGGCAACCCGGTTCGACGGCTCCGGCGCCGCGGATTTCCCTGCAGGGCATTCGCAAGACCTTCGGCTCGCACCAGGCACTTCGCGGTGTCGATCTCGATATCTACCCCGGCGAATGCCTCGGCCTTGTTGGGGATAATGCTGCCGGTAAGTCAACCCTCACCAAGGTGATTTCCGGCACCTATATCCCGGATGGCGGCACGATCACCATGGATGGCGAAGAGGTCCGCTTTTCCGGTCCGGCGGAGGCGCGCAACCGCAACATCGAAATGGTCTTCCAGGATCTGAGCCTGTGTGACCATATCGACGTGGTCGGCAATCTTTTCCTCGGTCGCGAAATCACCAAGGGGCCTTTCCTGGATCGTCCGACCATGCTGACGGAAGCCCGCAAGATGCTGGATGCGCTGGAAATTCGCATCCCGCGGCTGACGGCCAAGGTGGAGAAGCTTTCCGGCGGACA
Encoded here:
- the leuC gene encoding 3-isopropylmalate dehydratase large subunit; translation: MGIRAEAGPRTLFDKVFDQHVVTAREDGQCLLFIDRHLLHEGSFHAFDKLRSRDAKVARPDLTFGIEDHYVPTRTRDLTAIDPAIANMIRQLRDNSARHGLRLFGLSDPAQGIVHVLGPEQGLTLPGLTMVCGDSHTATHGAFGAIAFGIGASEVAHVLMTQTLWQKKPKRMRIRVEGKLPPGVFAKDMALSMIATIGADGAAGHAIEYAGSAVRALTMEGRLTLCNLSIEAGGRCGMIAPDETTFAYLKDRPYAPAGQMFDRAVESWTALLGDEDAPFDREIVLDAGEIAPIVTWGISPEDAAPITASAPDPDRMNDPARAAHVREALDYMGIQPGQPLTEIAVDRVFIGSCTNSRIEDLRAAAAVLAGRRARIPGLVSPGSAVVKRQAEEEGLDRIFTEAGLEWVDAGCSMCVGMNGDLVPPGERCASTTNRNFRGRQGPGSRTHLMSPAMAAAAAVTGHLTDMRPLLAGRETGLTGEH
- a CDS encoding ATP-binding cassette domain-containing protein; the encoded protein is MIADGQHSAAVSGAGGVPIPRQPGSTAPAPRISLQGIRKTFGSHQALRGVDLDIYPGECLGLVGDNAAGKSTLTKVISGTYIPDGGTITMDGEEVRFSGPAEARNRNIEMVFQDLSLCDHIDVVGNLFLGREITKGPFLDRPTMLTEARKMLDALEIRIPRLTAKVEKLSGGQRQAIAIARAASFNPKVLIMDEPTSALAVAEVEAVLSLINRVKAKGVSVILITHRLQDLFRVCDRIAVLYEGTKVAERQIGETSLEDLVKLIVGDRH
- a CDS encoding FAD-dependent oxidoreductase, giving the protein MEPIVSQCVRVAEQAFDYRVPLVVIGAGAAGLVAALSAHEAGEEVLVLERDPLPRGSTALSAGLVPAAATRWQRAASIVDTPELFASDILRKAHGEPDAQIVDHVTRLAGPVLEWLADRHDLKFSVIEDFSYPGHSARRMHGLVSRSGEELIDALRAAAEACEIPVICDAHVTTLFADETDRVLGLAFARPDGSVEEIGCDRLILACNGYGGNRALVAEHIPSLADATYFGHAGNQGDALSWGQALGAATRHLNGHQGHGSVAHPAGILISWATITEGGFQVNSQGERFSNEAKGYSEQAAEVLKQPDGVAWTVFDARIAAITRQFEDFRRAEAMGAVLSADSLPQLAVRMGLPEEALRRTAEAVDACKQAGAEDGFGRDFAGSQPLSAPYCAVRVTGALFHTQGGLVIDTQARVLRPDGTPLPNLYAAGGAACGVSGNDASGYLSGNGLLTAVTLGRTAGATVAAGRG
- a CDS encoding ABC transporter substrate-binding protein, producing the protein MTFMKRRYVSAALAATVLAGVSLSAGLASAAEKTIALVQINQQALFFNQMNEGAEKAAKDAGVKLVIFNANNDPAAQNSAIETYIQQKVDGIAVVAIDVNGIMPAVKQAAAANIPVVAIDAILPDGPQKAQIGVDNAKAGADMGKFFLDYVKSDMGGKAKIGVVGALNSFIQNVRQKGFEDTLKDQAGITKAGVVDGQNVQDTALSAAENLITGNPDMTAIYATGEPALLGAVAAVESQGKQKAIKVFGWDLTKQAIAGIDAGYVAGVIQQDPAAMGAAAVKALKTVSDGGTVEKTIAVPVTIVTKANVEPYRAVFK
- a CDS encoding LacI family DNA-binding transcriptional regulator, producing MAPMRATSLKDVAQAAGVSVATVSRLLNGSLELPAETKARIDTAIRELNYVPNPHARRLSRGRSDTIGLVVPDIANPFFGVLVAAVEEAADQQGLAVSLFATLNRTGRELSYLRLLARNHVDGLVFITNHPETDELAELINATGKVVVVDEDVQGALVPKLFCDNEQGGRLAGAHLADHGHRRVLYVGGADDMLSAQRRYQGCLAALSARFGSDAALHRYCGDYTVEFGRHAARQFLAEGRPASAIFASSDEIAIGMMEVLRAEGIRIPDDVSMIGFDDVAPLHLFAPALTAIRQPVRAIGQRALSLLLETNWDKRSASATEELLPVEIVVRNSVAPPSTT